Genomic window (Candidatus Methylomirabilis sp.):
GGGGATCGTGGCGACCCTGAACCTCGCCCAGTTCCAGCGGCCCCGGCCGTTCACCCCCGGGGAGGTCAGCCTGTGCCAGACCCTGGCCAACCACGCCGCAGTCGCGATCCAGAACGCCCGCCTGTTCGGAGAACTCGACGCGCATTCCCGCCGCCTGGAGCAGGCGACGGAGGAGCGCACGAGAACCCTCCACGCCCTCACGGCCATCGCGGCGGCGGCAGTCGGCACCCGCAGCCTCCCGATCCTGCTGGAGGAGGCCCTGCGCCTGACCCTCGGGGTCCTCGGGCTCCAGCACGGCCAGATCCGCCTGCTCGACCCCGCGCACCGAGAACTCCGCCTGGTGGCCTGCCACCCCCCGGAACCCGCGACGGGCCCAGAGGCCGGCCCGATCCCCTTGGGGGACGGCGTGGCGGGGCAGGTGGCCCTGACGGGGGAGCCGGCAGTGATCGTCGCCGCCCTCGACGCCGCGGAGCGAGGGGGGCGCTCAGAGGTGACCGTGCCGCTGGAGGCGCGGGGCACGATCCTGGGGACCCTCAGCCTGTCCAGTCCGGAGCCGCGCCCTGTCAGCCAGGCGGAGCGGGAGTTCCTGGTCGCCGTGGGGCGCCAGATTGGCGTGGCCGTCCAGGGCCTCCGGCTGACGGAGGAGAGCCACGAAAAGTCGGCCCGCCTGCAAGCCCTCTACGAGGTCGGCAAGCAGCTCACGGCAACGCTGGACCCGGACGCGGTCTTCCGAACCATCGCCCGGGCCCTCGTCGAGCTGTTCGGGCTGGCCCAGGCCCGCCTCTGGCTGGTGGACGAGCCAGCGGGGATGATGCGCCTGGCAGCCGTGTACGGGGAGGCCGCGGCCGCCCCGCCCCTCGGCAGCACCATCCCCCTGGAGGCGGGGCTGATGGGGCAAGCCTATCGGGCAGGGGAGCCCATCTTTCACGAGGAGATCCAGGCCGTGCCGGCGTTCTACCACCGGGACGCCCTGCTCAAGGCCGGCTTCGTCTCCTTCGCCACGGTGCCGATTCGCCTCGAGGCCAGGGTTCTCGGGACCCTGTCCATGTTCACCCGGCAGCGGCGCACCTTCACCGCCGAGGAGCGGGAGGCCATGATGGCCCTGGTCGGTCAGGCAGCCGTCGCCATGGAGAACGCGCGTCTCTTTCTCCAGGTGCGGGGCCACGCCGCCAGCCTGGAGGAGAAAGTACGGGAGCGGACCCGCCAGGTCGAGGAGGCGAGCCGCCACAAGTCGGAATTCCTGGCCAACATGTCCCACGAGCTCCGGACCCCACTGAACGCTATCCTCGGCTTCTCCCAGCTCCTGCAGGAGGCGGCCTTCGGGACCCTTTCGCCCAAGCAGGCTCGGTACGCCAGCAACATCCAGAGGAGCGGGAGCCACCTCCTGCAGCTGATCAACGACATCCTCGATCTCTCCAAGGTCGAAGCCGGGAAGATGGAGCTGCACTTCGAACCCTTTGGCGTGCCGGCCGCCCTCGGGGATGTGCAGACCATCATGAAGGCCCTGGCGGCCAAGAAGAGTCTGGCGCTGACGACCGAGGTGGAGCCGGGGGTGGACCAGCTCACGGCGGACCCCGCGCGCTTCAAGCAGATTCTCTACAATCTGCTGAGCAACGCCGTGAAGTTCACCCCGGAGGAGGGGCAGGTTCGAGTGGCAGTCCGCCGGCTGCTCGGTCCGCCGGCCGGCTACCCCCCCATGCCGCTGCCGCCAGCGGCTCCCGAGCCCGCCCCATACCTGGAGGTGGTGGTCACCGATACCGGCATCGGGATCGACCCGAAGGACCGGGAGCGGATCTTCGAGGACTTCCAGCAGGTAGACTCTTCGCTCTCCCGCGAGCACCAGGGGACAGGACTGGGCCTCTCCCTCACGCGGAAGATGGTGGAGCTGCACGGAGGCCGGATCCGGGTGGAGAGCGAACTCGGGAAGGGGAGCACCTTCCGCTTCACCATCCCGGAGCAGGGTCCGCGGCAGCCCTCGGCCCCCGCGGAGCCGGCCGGGCGGGACAGGATCCTGGAGTGACCTAGCGCAGCGGGGCCTCCATCTTGACCATCACGCTGCCGTCGGGCAGGGCCTGCTCCCCCACCACCACCGCTCCGAAGAGCCGCTCCCCGGCCGCCACCGCGCCGCCCGCCTTGCCCCGGTGCTCCTGGATCAGACCGAGCCAGCGCTGCGCCTCGAGAACCGCCGCCCGGCGCGCGGCCGGCAGGGCTGCGGCGTTGCTCACGATGGTGAGGGGGCGCAGCCCCAGCCCGATCACCCGGATCACGCCCCGGTCGCGGTCCACGGCCTTGGCCACGAGCTGGGTCACCCCTCGCCCCGCCGGGGGGGCCCCGACCAACGCCCGCTCCGCCTCCAGCAGGTCGAACTCCCGCGAGTCCCGGGGGACGTACTGCAGCGCGTGGGCGTACAGGTTCCGCTGGGCCTGCGCCTCCGCGAGGATCAGCACGGCTCGGGAGGCGGTGTTGTTCGTCCGGCTCCCCTCGGGGACGCGGCCGCTCGGATCCACGGTCACCGATACCTGGTGCAGGCCCGGCCCCCGCGGGGTCCAGTCCACGGTCAGGAGGACATCCGAGCGGGGCGGAACGCTCGCGATGGCAACGGTCTTGAGGGACGCCCGCTTCTGCCCGGCTCCGTCCCAGATCTGCACGTCAAACCCGCGGGCCTCCGCGTCCCCCAGGTTGCGGACGCGGACCGCCACCGTGACCGGGGCCCCCTCGAGCAGGCTGGGCCGGGGGAGGACGACGTCTTCCGGGGTCACGGCCAGCTCGGGGAGGGGACCGGGTCCTCGCGGCTCCTCGCCCCAGGCGGCGGCCGCCGCGATGAGCAGGAGCAGGAGCGCCACCGGGAGGCACGGCCGCTGTGGGAACGCCTCAAGAGCGGCGCTTGGTGAACTCATTTGATGGGCTCGAACTGGTGCGTTCCAGTGAGCTCTCCATTCTGCAACACGTAGGTGACCCCCCGCGAGAAGTAGTGCCACTGCTCGACCAGGTCGCCCCCGCTCCGGGTCGCCTCCCGCCGCTCCGGAAGCCCCATCTGGCGGAGGAGGCGCCCCCGGTGGGAGTCCGGCCCGTACTCCACCCGAAGGCGGGCCACCTCGGGCCAGTCCGGGTGCGTCCGGAGGGTCTGATTGATGACGAACTCGCGCGTTTCCTTGATGCGCTTCGTGATATCCACCGGCTCCGGGCGGGCGTACCGGACTGCGTCGAACGCCTCCCGGTCGTAGAAGAAAAGATGGAGGTTGTTGCCGAGTTCACCCGCCACAACCTCGATCCGGTACTCCCCCCGTTCGTTCGTGAGGACCCGGACCTCCCGCCGATCCATCTCCTCGTAGCCGAGCCGAAAGACGTCGAACCCGAGGTCCCGCCCGACCAGGAGGACCGGCGTGCCGACCACCGGAGCCCCATCCGCGTCGGTCACCCGGCCCGTGATGACGCGCCGCTCGGCCACGCGGGCCGTCGCGCAGCCGGCGAGAACCACGACAATTCCGAGGATGAGTGCGAGTCGTCGCATGATTGCCTCCCGCGGCGCCCGGCGCCGCGCCTCTGCCCCGTGCACCATAGCAGATCGCCCGGGACGGGAGCAAGTCACGGGCGGCAGCCGCGGGACATTGGCGTTGACAGGACGGGCGGGAGGCGCTATGTAGAATGCCTGCGTGCCGAAGTGGTGGAACTGGTAGACACGCCATCTTGAGGGGGTGGTGGGGCAACCCGTGGGGGTTCGAGTCCCCCCTTCGGCACCAGCCGCCCGCTTGCAGCCCGGGCCCCGCCGCCTGTCGGCGGGGCCGCCGTTTTTCGGCTTGTCACCGCGGGCACCCTGTGCTAGGAATCATCCATCCGATTGGGCCCGGGTTTCGCATTTCTGTCCCTTCCCGACTCCCCTGACGGGCCTCTCCTGGTTCCCCGTCAGGATGGTGCGTGAAGGTCCATGATCTCCCCGCGCCCCACGCTCCCCAGGACGCTCGAGGCCGTCACCCGCGACTACGGGAAGGTCCTGGGCCTCCCGATCGCACTTCACCACCCTCCCCGGGGGTATACCCGCCCCCGCCTCGACCGGCAGCTCCACGTCCACCTGCACGCCCTCCCGCTCCGACCCCTCTGGCTCGACCTCTGGTCGAAGACCTCTACGGTCCGCCTCCCGGTGGTGCTCGGCCATCGGCTCGCGGAGGGGAGTCGCGCCGCCTATGTCCCCCCCGGGCGCCTGGCCCAGGGGCTGAGCCTCACCGACGAGGACGGGCGGGCCGTCCTGCACCTGCTCTCGAACAACCTGTACGTCCTCTTCGACCTGCCCGGGCAGCCCGACCCGCTCGCGCGCCTGCTCCTCCGCAAGAGCCTCGACCTGGCTCTCCCCCACCTGGAGGCCTGGATCTCCCACGTGATGACGCTCCCCGCGGCCCGCTTCGCGGTGCTCCTGAACCGGCTCCTCCGGGACACGGCCCGGGAGGAGGCGGACCGGCGGGAGAGCGCCCGGGCGGGCGCGCGGGACGCCTACGCGGAGCAGCAACGCCGGCGCCTCCGGGAGGAGGCCGGCTTCCTCGAGGAGGAGGTCCGGGTGACGGAGCGGGCGCTCGAGGAGCTTTCCTGCCGCCTCACCCAGGAGACGCGGCACCTTCACGCGTGCCGGCAGCGGCTGCGGGTCCTGCAAGGGGAGGCGGGGCGGCCGGCCGGGGCGGCGGACGACCTCACGCGGCTGCAGGGAGTGGAGGGAGTCCGGGAGGTCGAGCCGTACCCGGGGGGCCTCCGCCTCTTCACCATGCCGATCGCGGTGGAGCACGCCGGCACCCGGTACCGGCTCGGCTGCTTCCAGATCGATCTGGCGGAGACGGGGGCGATCACGGTGCGCAACCTGACGGACCCGTACGGGCTCTACGATCACCCGCACGTCTGGGACGGGCGGCCCTGCCTGGGGAACGTCCGGGAGGGATTGGCGAAGCTCGTGGCCGAGTACCAGTGGGTCGCCGCCGCCGAAGTCCTGCTCGACTTCCTCCGGACCGTGACCCCGCGGGACTGGTACGTCCCGGTCACGCACTGGAAGGGGGTGTCGACGTGAGGTGCCCGTGGACCTGTACCGCCAGCAGGACCTGATCGACCCGGACCAGCTCGAGGTCCCGGTCACCGTGGTCGGGTGCGGCGGGATCGGGTCGTTCGTCGTCCTGGCCCTCGCGAAGATGGGCTGCCGGGCGCTCGCCGCCTACGACGACGACCGGGTCGAGGCGCACAACATCCCCAACCAGGCCTACCGTCTGGCCGA
Coding sequences:
- a CDS encoding GAF domain-containing protein; the encoded protein is MTLHPPPPVPEPGAAPETALILLVEDEPLIREQYTDILQQAGYRVQAARDAEEGLAALKAARPDAVLLDVMMPGMGGLQALQQIRESNPDLPVLIVTASPTSEHVIAALKAGAYDFLTKGFTPDVLIRSVQRGVAHGRLLAENRRLLQSLQRQVGDLATLNAIAGLFTSTLEVDRVLTLALEQAQQALRAEGTTILLAEEGTGDLAFAVALGEKAAPLRALRLKLGEGIAGWVAATGQPCLVPDARQDPRFLSRFDAQTGLTTRSLLCVPLLGKGRVLGVLEAVNRADGAPFDQRDLYLLTSIASLAAAALENARLYQQTEARSAELKTLLQVSGDLTATLDLDAVFDRIARHLLEIIPAARSGIILLDMEHRRGLVRAGAVAEQSGVTSWVGATLDLKLHPEIERAIATRQPVVLADPGSDPLMAPVAHLVRPIGLTALLVVPVITPEGIVATLNLAQFQRPRPFTPGEVSLCQTLANHAAVAIQNARLFGELDAHSRRLEQATEERTRTLHALTAIAAAAVGTRSLPILLEEALRLTLGVLGLQHGQIRLLDPAHRELRLVACHPPEPATGPEAGPIPLGDGVAGQVALTGEPAVIVAALDAAERGGRSEVTVPLEARGTILGTLSLSSPEPRPVSQAEREFLVAVGRQIGVAVQGLRLTEESHEKSARLQALYEVGKQLTATLDPDAVFRTIARALVELFGLAQARLWLVDEPAGMMRLAAVYGEAAAAPPLGSTIPLEAGLMGQAYRAGEPIFHEEIQAVPAFYHRDALLKAGFVSFATVPIRLEARVLGTLSMFTRQRRTFTAEEREAMMALVGQAAVAMENARLFLQVRGHAASLEEKVRERTRQVEEASRHKSEFLANMSHELRTPLNAILGFSQLLQEAAFGTLSPKQARYASNIQRSGSHLLQLINDILDLSKVEAGKMELHFEPFGVPAALGDVQTIMKALAAKKSLALTTEVEPGVDQLTADPARFKQILYNLLSNAVKFTPEEGQVRVAVRRLLGPPAGYPPMPLPPAAPEPAPYLEVVVTDTGIGIDPKDRERIFEDFQQVDSSLSREHQGTGLGLSLTRKMVELHGGRIRVESELGKGSTFRFTIPEQGPRQPSAPAEPAGRDRILE
- a CDS encoding CARDB domain-containing protein translates to MALLLLLIAAAAAWGEEPRGPGPLPELAVTPEDVVLPRPSLLEGAPVTVAVRVRNLGDAEARGFDVQIWDGAGQKRASLKTVAIASVPPRSDVLLTVDWTPRGPGLHQVSVTVDPSGRVPEGSRTNNTASRAVLILAEAQAQRNLYAHALQYVPRDSREFDLLEAERALVGAPPAGRGVTQLVAKAVDRDRGVIRVIGLGLRPLTIVSNAAALPAARRAAVLEAQRWLGLIQEHRGKAGGAVAAGERLFGAVVVGEQALPDGSVMVKMEAPLR
- a CDS encoding carboxypeptidase-like regulatory domain-containing protein, whose translation is MRRLALILGIVVVLAGCATARVAERRVITGRVTDADGAPVVGTPVLLVGRDLGFDVFRLGYEEMDRREVRVLTNERGEYRIEVVAGELGNNLHLFFYDREAFDAVRYARPEPVDITKRIKETREFVINQTLRTHPDWPEVARLRVEYGPDSHRGRLLRQMGLPERREATRSGGDLVEQWHYFSRGVTYVLQNGELTGTHQFEPIK